The genomic window GAACGATATTTGATTCAATGGAGTCCGCAAAGTCTTTTCTTATAGAGCCGGGCAGGGCGTCTTTTGGGTTTGTCGCGCCCATTATATCCCTGACCTTTTTTATCGCGTCGTTTCCTTCCAGAACCATCGGCGCTACAGGCCCTGAACACATGAATGCGGTAAGGCTGTCAAAAAACGGCCTCTGCCTGTGAACCGCATAAAAGCCCTCTGCCTGCTTTTTTGTAAGGCGCATCATCTTTAAGGCGACAACCTTAAGACCGGCGGCTTCAAACCTCCTAATAACCTCGCCGATAAGGTTTTTATTCACCCCGTCAGGCTTGACAATTGATAAAGTCCTTTGCATTGTATCCTCCCATGTATTTGGTGGCGGTGCGTGGACTCGAACCACGGACAAGGGGCTTATGAGACCCCTGCTCTGCCACCTGAGCTACACCGCCGCGCTTCTGATTTTGTAATTTTGAAGGATTACAACAATATTGTCAATAAAAAACTATATTCGGGGAGCAGATTTATTCTGTTAGCTAAAATTTAAAAGTGCACTGCCTTAAGTTTTAAAAGTGCACTTTCTTTATATCTTCGGCCCTGACCTGTTGTTCCCCCACAAGTTTGTTTCGACACCAGAACCGGATTTTGGCCATATGATGTTTGAGGTCAA from Deltaproteobacteria bacterium includes these protein-coding regions:
- the ndk gene encoding nucleoside-diphosphate kinase, which codes for MQRTLSIVKPDGVNKNLIGEVIRRFEAAGLKVVALKMMRLTKKQAEGFYAVHRQRPFFDSLTAFMCSGPVAPMVLEGNDAIKKVRDIMGATNPKDALPGSIRKDFADSIESNIVHGSDGPDTAQFEIGYFFNTLEIFGR